AGTGGGTTGGGGTGCAGAAGACATGGATGTATTTGGAGTTCATCTTCACGAGTGACGATATTAAGCGCCAGCTTCCAGACGagtctcttctcttttcctctgcagACCGCTTTTTCAGCTCCCTGATGAAGCGCTGCTCCGAAGACCCACACATGGCGCCGCTGTGTCTTGAAGGTAACGGCGACACTCTGAAGAAGCTGCAGAAATGCACTTACCAACTGGACTGTATTCAGAAGAAGATTGATGAGTATCTTGAGACAAAGCGTGTTGCATTCCCGAGGTTTTACTTTCTTTCCAATGACGAGCTGCTGTCAATTTTGTCCGACTCCCGCAACCCactggcggtgcagccgcacctgcaAAAATGTTTTGACAACATCAAGACGCTGATTTTCGCCGATGAAAAGACTATTGTGGCCATGCGGAGCTCtgagggcgaggaggtgacgtTCACGCATCCCATCAAGGTGATTGGCAACGTAGAGAGCTGGCTGAACGATGTCGAGCGCGCGATGCGGGCGACTCTATTTGATCGCCTGGCCACGTGCCTGCGCGCGTACACGACAGAACACCGAACAAAGTGGTTTTTTGAGCACCCCGCGCAGTGTGTGACGACAGTGGACCAAATCGTGTGGACcagcgaggtggagagcgTCATCACGGAGACAGGCAGCGGCGATTCTTCCGCGTGGTCGTTGTATCAGGACCGCTTTGGCGCACAACTTCTCCAGACGGTGGAGCTTGTGAAGCTCTCTCTCACAGCATTGCAGCGCACTGTGGTGTCAAACCTTATAGTGGTTGATGTGCACTGCAGAGATGTCTGCGCGGAGCTGGCCACTACCTCCcctggcgcggcgctgcagccgtgCAGCTCATTGCTTGATTTTGGGTGGCAGAAACAGCTGCGGTTCTACTACGGCCTATCGACTAGCGTACATGGggcctgcggcgctgcagagaCGGCCGACTGCTTTGTCCGGCACGGCGCGGCGGAGCTCCCCTACGGCTACGAGTACCTTGGCAACCAGCCGCGCCTCGTCATCACTCCTCTTACAGAGCGCGCCTTCTTGACgtgcacggcggcgctgcacatGCAGAAGGGAGCTGCGCCTCAGGGTCCGGCCGGAACCGGCAAGACCGAGTCTGTCAAGGATTTGGGCAAGGCTCTTGCTCGAACGGTGGTTGTGTTCAACTGTTCCGACGGTCTCGACTACCGTATGATGAGTCAAATGTTCGCAGGACTGGCGCAGGCTGGCGCGTGGGCGTGCTTTGATGAGTTTAACCGAATCGAGCTCGAAGTACTCTCTGTGGTGGCTCAACAGATGCTCGATATCACCACTGCCATCACGCAGAGACAGACGTTCATGAAGTTTGAGGGTCACAACATCAAGCTACATATCAACTTTGGCGTATTCATCACCATGAACCCCGGCTACGCCGGCCGCACGGAGCTCCCCGACAACCTCAAGGCTCTCTTTCGACCCGTGTGCATGATGATTCCGAACTATGCCCTCATTGCCGAGATTATGTTCTACGCCGAGGGCTACGGCAAGGCGCAGTCACTCGCAGCCAAGATGATTCGTCTCTACTCATTGGCGTCGCAACAGTTGTCCAAGCAGGATCACTACGACTTTGGCATGCGCGCGGTCAAGAGCATTCTTGTCCTCGCTGGCCGACTGAAGCGCGCGGACCCGGATTCTGatgaagagctgctgctggtgcgtgcCATTCGCGAGGCTAACTTGCCCAAATTCCTTGTGGACGATCGTCACCTCTTCACGGCCCTGCTGCAGGATTTCTTCCCTGCTATCATGGACGTGTCGCCGGCGCCGGTGAGCGAGCTTATCCTCGACGAGGCGGAGTGCGTCTTGATGGAGGAACTTGTGCCGACGTCCCCGTCCAACCCTGAAACTCGGATGCGGCTGCAGCCCACGGAGAGGCTACTCTGCAaaacgcagcagctgttTGACACGCTCATGACTCGCCACGGACTGATGCTGGTGGGCCACACCATGACCGGCAAGACCACGGTGCGCGACACGCTTGCATCGGTGTTGACACGCCTTGGCCGAGTACTGGACACGACCCCTACCGCTGGAGTCGAGGGTAACGATCGTGGCAGCGACCACCCAGGTCTCGGAGGTGGACTGGCCACGGCGCGGAAGCACCGGATTGCCGCTGCCCTGCGTGCCCTCGATGCACGGTGCCAGTCGTACTTCACCGCCACCTACTCCACAGTCTGCAACCCAAAGGCCATTTCGATGACGGAGCTGTACGGCGACGTCAATCCTCTCACACGTGAGTGGCAGGACGGCGTCTTCTCTGCGATCGTACGCAAGCTCGTCAAGCTGAGCGCAGCACAGGACGGACGCGTGGCGACGCGGCACTGGGTCGTCTTCGATGGGCCGGTAGATGCCGTGTGGGTTGAGAACCTCAACACCGTGCTCGACGACAGCAAGATGCTCTGCCTCGTGAATGGGGAGCGTATTCGCATCCCCGACACGATCTCGCTCCTTTTCGAGGTACAGGACTTGCGTGTCGCATCGCCGGCTACGGTGTCGCGCTGCGGCATGGTCTACGTGGATGAAGAGTGCCTTGTCGACGGGTGGTCGCCGTTGCTGCAGAGCCTTTCCCAGACAGCCGCGCAGGAGCTCAGCGCCCGATGGCGTCACGACCGTTTCCTGCAGCTTTGCGAGTCACTCgtgccgcctctgctccAGGTCGTTCGTGAGGAGTGCAAGGAGTACATCGGCACCTGTAACGCACAACTGGCGATGAACCTCTTCTACTTGATgaaggcagcggtgcagcagctccaggcAATGATCGAGGAGGATCGGCaaaaggagcagcagtaTAAGCAAGATGACGCGGCCGAGCTTGCGTTaaacacccacgcaccgctgcagttAGCCAGCTCCGCGGTACGGCGCTATtctcgccgccgcagctcgcGGGGCGCGCGCGCCGCTGTCCTCGTGCGCGGGGATTCCGTCTTCGATGCGCTGTTTGTGCAAAGCTGTGCCTGGGGCCTCGGCGGCAACCTGACAGAGTCCACGCGCGCACGTTttgcagcagcgatgctgccACTAGTCCGAGAAGAGGCGCTCTACTTCCCCACGGACGCCGAGGCTGAGGGGTGTGGTGTGTTCGACTACGGAGTCGACTTTGAGACTGGCGACTGGCGACGATGGGCAGAGATGGTGCCAGAGTTTCACTACaacgccagcgcctcctACTTTGACCTCCTCGTGCCGACGGAGCAAACGGCCGTGCTGCAGTATCTATTGCACAGCGCCACAACGACCCACCATCATACACTGCTCAATGGCTTGACGGGCACCGGCAAGTCGTCCACAGTAAACAGTTACctgctgcagacgctgcACACAGAGGATGTCGCGAGCTCTATTGCAGCCTTCCGCTTCACACTGTCTGCCCAGACTTccgcgcaggcgctgcaaaACACGATTGAGATGAAGCTAACGCGGCGCAAAGGCGACCACGAGTTTGGCGCTCTGCCCGGTAAGACCATGATGGTCGCCGTCATCGACGACTGCAATGTGCCGCAGCTGGAAGAATAtggggcggcgccgccggtggagctgctgcggcagatgATTACGCAGGGCGGCTTCTACGACCGCAAGCGACTCTTCTTCAAGGAGGTGGTACAGACGATGCTGATAGCATGCTGTGGCGAgccaggcggcggcaagaACGAGATGACGCCTCGTTTCACATCGAAGCTGCTCTGCTTCTGCGCCCCTCAGCTGACGGAGATATCGATGAAGTCCATCTTCTCCGCCATCTTGAAGGGTTTCTTCTACGCACGCGGCTTTGCGACCGAGgtggctgcgctggcggACGCTGTCGTCGACAGCACGCTTGAAGCATATCGCCGCATTGCGGTGGAGTGCCTGCCCACCCCAGACAAGACACACTGCACCTTCAACTTGCGCGATGTTAGCAAAGTGTTTCAGGGTATTTTGCAGATCAAGCCTGCTCACTGCGCATCCCCTAAGGCCCTCGTTGACCTCTGGAGTCACGAGGCGTCGCGCGTTTTCCACGATCGCCTAATCGACGACACCGATCGTGActggtggtggcactgcTGTGCCGAGGTGATCGAGAAGCATTTCTGCGGTAACGTCACGACCGCCAACGCAGACGCGGCCGACATAGACGAGGCGCTGCCCACCCCGGATCCTGCACAGCTCGCGACCGTCTTGTACGGCGCCTGGGTCAACCGTGATTATCAACGCATCGGCCAAGAAACGTcgctgcaggcggtggcgcagcagcacctggcCGAGTACAATACTCAGAGCACCACATCCATGAATTTGGTCTTCTTCGACCAGGCAGTTCAGCACTTGTCTCGCATCTGCCGCATTGTGAGTCAGCCGCGCGGCCATGCATTGCTCGTCGGCGTTGGCGGAAGCGGCCGCTCCTCGCTCTGCCGTCTCGCCGCCTGTATGATGAATATGGATGTTCAAACGGTTCACATCGCGCGCAACTACGGCATCGCAGAGTTCCGGGACGAGGTGCGGAAGGTACTGCTAGACAGCGGCGCACGGGGCAAGGAGGTGGTTTTTCTCATCTCGGACTCGCAGCTGGTGCATAGCGAGATGTTGGAGGACATTAGCAGCCTTCTTAACACTGGCGAGGTGCCGGGTATGATGGGACTGGAGGACATGGAGACGATTGTGCGATGCTGCCGCGAGGCGTCGCTTGCTTCCAATCGCCCCGATACACGCACCAGCGTGTACGAGTACTTCGTCTCACAGTGCCGCGAGCGGTTTcacctgtgcctgtgcatgtCTCCCATGAGCGGCGTCTTCCGTGACCGGCTGCGCATGTTTCCTGCGCTGGTGAACTGCACTACGATTGACTGGTTCTCGGAGTGGCCGCAGGAGGCACTCCGCGCCGTGGCGCAGTCGACGCTGTCGAGTGCTTCACAAGACGGCGCCGCGGGGGTCGGTATAGACAAGCTGAGCGTCCTCATGGTCTTCCTGCAGTCCACCGTCAAGGacgcggcggagcggctgtACGCGCAGTATCGACGACGCACCCATGTGACCCCGACCAGCTACTTGGCCGTGCTGACACTATACAATACGATGTATCAGCAACTGCGGCGCGACCTGCAGGCCAGTGCCAGTCGCTACCGCAATGGACTGGAGAAGCTAGACACGGCAAACGCGACGattgcgcagctgcaacagcagATCCGCGAGATGCAGCCTGGcctggcagctgctgcaaagcaggtggaggagcagaagaagaccCTGGCTATGGAGCAGCTCGAGGCGAATCAGATGAAGGAGGCGCAGtccaaggaggaggcggcggcgcagcagctcatgaATGAGGCGGAGTTGATCCGCCGCGAGTGTGAGGAGGGGCTGCAACACGCGTTGCCGGCCCTCGAGGCAGCCAAGCAGGCTCTTGAGACGCTAAGCGCGAAGGATATCCAAGAGATCAAAACGTTTACGACGCCGCCGAGCAATGTGGAAAAGACGATGAATGCCGTGCTTGTTCTGCTGGGCGAGAAGGATGGCTGGGCAAGTGCGAAGACGTGTCTCGGCAAGTTCGACTTCATCTCCCGCTTGACAGGGTACCCACGTGATTCCATCGCCCCCTCGTGCATCCGAAGGCTCTCTCTATTCCTGCAGGATCCGGACTTTGTGCCGGACGTCATCGAGAAGACGTCGCTGCCATGCCGATCCATGTGCATGTGGGTCCATGCCATGTACAAGTACTACTTCGTCGCCAAGGAAGTTGCACCGAAGCGGGCGCGGCTGACGGATGCAGAGAggaaggtggaggtggcccACAAAGAGCTGCGGTCGAAGCAGGTGGCTTTGCAGAAGGTGCTCGACCGCATTACCGCCCTAcaggatgctgctgctgcggcacaggAAAAGGCGAACCATTTCCAGCGGCAAATGGAAATCGCCATGGCACGACTCGCGCGCGCCGATCAGCTTATCTCTGGACTCGCCTCCGAGCGTGTGCGTTGGAAGGCGGCACTGGTGAAGGTGGAGACGCAGCTGGGCTGCGTGGAGGGTACTGCAGCACTGGCCGCCGGCTCTGTGGGCTACCTCGGCCCCTTCCCACTGGACTACCGAGAGGTGCTAGTGGAGCGGTGGCGTTCGCAATGCGTGACGCTGGACATTCCCTTCGACGCCACCTATTCCCTCGAGAGCatcgaggcggaggcgacggtgcagcagtgggcGCTACAGTCACTGCCGCGTGACACGTACTCCATCCAGAACGCTACGATCCTTCACCGGACGACGCAGTGCTGCTACATGATCGATCCACAGGGACAAGCGAATGCGTTTGTGCGTAAACTGAAGCGCAGTCGCtcaagcggcgctgcaggcctgctgcagctgaaaCTGAACAGTCCGAACTTCATGCGGCAGATAGAAAACGCCGTACAGAAGGGACAGGTGGTGCTTCTTGAGGATGTTGGCGAGACACTCGACGCAGCGCTCGATCCGGTTCTGCTAAagcaggtgcgccgcgtggcTGGCCGCGATGTTGTCACACTTGGCGACCGCGAGGTCACCTACGACGACCGTTTCCAGCTGTACATTACGACGAAGCTCGCGAACCCGATACTAACGCCTGAACTGCAGGTGAAGCTGACAGTGATCGACTTCACGGTAACGCGAGAGGGgttggaggagcagctgttAGCCGACATCGTCGGCTCAGAGCGGGAGTCGCTCCAGCAACGCGGTGACCGCTGTGTCATCTCGATCGCGGCGAGTCGCGAGGAAATTGCGGCACTCGAGGcccaggtgctgcagcagctgagcgaCGCCACTGGTGACGTCCTGGACAATGTCGAGCTCATCCAGGTGCTGCAGACCTCGAAGGCCACATCCGAGAAAATCGCTGTCGAGCTGGCCGCGGTGGAAGAGACGAACAAGACAATCAACCTCACCCGTGACGTGTACCGCCCGCTGGCGGTGCGTGGGTCTCTGCTGTACGGCGCGATTACCCAGATGGCCAAAGTAGATCCCATGTACGACTACTCGCTGCCATTTTTCAAGAACCTGGTCGTCTCCGTCTTGGTCAGCACGCGGCGCGCGTGGTTGCAgtcgcagcaacagcatcaCCAGTCCTCGATTTCCACCTCGTCCATGGTTCTCGGCAACGGCAACTTCaacgggagagaggcacagggCTGCCACGTGGGCCCTTTGCTGACAGACGGCAACGGTGGCCTGCCTGGCGCGAacgctgaggaggaagaagaggctgTCGCAGCGATGTCCAAGTCAGAGGTGGAGACGCGcgtcgtgctgctcgtggaggaggtgacgtgGACGAGCTACCGTGTTCTGTGCCGCGGCCTCTTCGGCACCCACAAGCTGCTCTTCAGTTTTGTATTGGcaacgacgctgctgcgcggcatgGGTCAAGTGACGAAGGAGGAGTGGGATTTGTTTCTCTGCGGCGGAGCAGGGCaaacgctgccgccggcctTTGCAGCCGCCAACGGAgagggcagcgacggcatGACGGTACAGCGCCCCGGCTACTTGTCAAGTGGAACGTGGGTGAACTTTGGCGCCATTTGTGGCCTCGAGGCCTTTGCCGAGGTGTGCAAAACCTTCATCGCATCGCTGGCGGACGCTTCTGACCACAGCGGCGCGGATCTTTCTGGCGACGGGCCGCTGTCGTGGACGTCGTGGTTTACTGAGACCTACGGGGCGGAGGTGCTGACTCGGCTGCCGACGTCACTGGCTCGACTGTCGCTGTGGCACCGTGTGATGGCCGTGAAGATCCTTCGGCCAAACAAGCTCCACTACATGGCGGCTCAGCTCGTTGCAGACACGCTGGGGCAGCGCTACACCATTGCACCTCCCTTTGACCTTGAGGAGGCGTTCCTGGACAGCACCAAGATGACACCGATCATCTTTATCCTCTCCGCCGGCGCCGACCCGACCTCACTGTTCGTCAGCTTCGCTGAGGAGCGCGGTTTTGCTGGGCGCAAGTACATGCTTTCCCTCGGCCAGGATCAAGATGTGCGTGCCACGCAGATGATCCGGGACGGGCAGCGCGAGGGCGCATGGGTATACCTGCAGAATTGCCATGTGTACGCATCATGgatgccgcagctgcaggtgcttGTCGAGAGCATGAACCCGAATGAGATACACGCGGACTTCCGACTCTGGCTGACCAGCAACCCATCGCCGAGCTTCCctccgctggtgctgcaggcagGCCTGAAGCTCACGCAGGAGCCACCGATGGGTTTACGAGGAAAGGTGCTGCACACTCTGCACAgcgccgtggtggcggaTGTTtgggccgctgccgctgctgctgccacggaCGTCGGGAACGTCGACGCCAACGACACGTCCGACTCTGCGACGCCGCTGGTTGGCTTGCGAAGCGGACAGCCCTCCCCCGAGCTACAGCGACTTGTCTGGACACTCGCGTTCTACCACGGTACTCTTatggagcggcggcgctatCGCCCGCTCGGGTGGAACATTGCCTATGACTGGGGCATGGCAGACTTTGAAGCAGGGCTGGCAACGCTGCGGACGGCTCTTGCTCGCTGCAAAGATGGCGGTGCAGGCGCCGCCACAGGTCAGCCGACGGAGGAGCTGTGCTACATGCTGGGCACGATCGACTTCGGCGGCCGTGTGACGGACGAGTGGGATGCGCTGTGCCTGCAGGTTCTGACGCGCCGCTTCTTCGACGTGGATGCGCCAGGGACAACGTCGCAGCAAGAGTCATCGCAGGATGCCATCATGCCACCTCCGTTCCCCAAGGATGGTGTCGCGTACGCGGAGCTGTCGCAACTCGCCGAGGCTGCCTTTGCCACTGGCCGGGTAAGCCGAGAGGatggcgagagggaggaggacaacgGGGAGAGTCCTGCTCGCTTCGGCTTGCACGACAACGCCACTCTCTCGGTGGAGCAACAGCTCTCATTGGGTCTTGTCGACGCGCTTGTCTCGATGAATGCCGGCGGGACTGTAGCTGGCACGACTGGTACGCAGCGTGGTAGCGTCAGTGACAGCGCCAGTGGAGACCACGGCAAGGACGACACCAAGGCGAGTGACGgcggagagacagagaaTCCTGTTGCTTACGTGGCCCGAAAGTtgttggcgcagctgcccccTTTGCTGCCTCGCAAGGAGGCCGTGCTGGGCAGCATAACGTCGCCCACCAAAAGCGCCACAAGGACCACGGTCAGCGCAGTGGCGGACCCCGCGCCGTTGCAAACCTTGCTTTCCCATGAGACGGACCTGTACAACCGCCTTCTGTCCACCATGCAGAGCTCGTTGGCAGAGTTGATTCGCGCTCTCAAGGGTGAGGTGGTCGTGACGTTGCAGCTGGAGCTAATGTTGCAGCGGCTGGCTTTCAACCAGGTGCCGGAGGCGTGGACACAGGTCGGCTACCTAACCCTCAAGCCGCTCGGCTCCTTCATGGAGGATCTCCTGCGTCGGGTACACTTCATGCGGCGCTGGGGCGAGGCTGGGCCACCACCGAACTTCTGGCTCTCCGGTGTCTTCTTCCCTCAAGGCTTCGTGACAGCGCTATTACAAGCGCGGAGCCGAGCGCTGCAGGTACCCATAGACTCCCTGCAGTTGCGCTTCCGCGCTCTGGCACCGAGTGAGGCGGCCGAGGTGTTGGGTCTGATGACTGCCTAC
Above is a genomic segment from Leishmania panamensis strain MHOM/PA/94/PSC-1 chromosome 14 sequence containing:
- a CDS encoding dynein heavy chain, putative (TriTrypDB/GeneDB-style sysID: LpmP.14.1040); protein product: MMSTKIIQELKELPLNTVEDAQKFFCITADVKQQGVTLPPISHMFFARVDSGLQFEPYNIRTICRDNRPMNYYIVTKNHVIHVNRRDGEYDVVVPLEQWVCEAKCFSRIRKIAFFRNYILHKALRCLLDSARRAKFRRNRAILSKRLLLATPPFLNDLITLRRKVFDFQWAPVMGNFQKVCSLQISGERGNAAGFSTDEFVNMQDDYAKSLQRKFSSVLLDILSVVIERVKSVTQLVSTMRVVEKYPGATGSVNKDVTAKEFHKYQMEQKRLVVDYEKLPSYIRLVHHFQLESVFQQACSTFFNLESTMRRRVQSLLWRFRVECIVDGQNTLSLFPSKEQVVASVGGVMDKCINSLCAAPTCVGSEVLNEFTAMIKSTSLRSALLGDALISLHKNEVLMLIEVDYEEAKSKLAFYKPLVAVSQFLGEWREVSTRWDFILPTEDSLLAAITESEIRGYATKAYKAQSEILKLSTRTYGTIVVECDNTLDKLVNQLKSVLTDIEAALGKLIKLNLRYLKSECDSWVEELSLPDIVLGQFINWYLRLQDSGPTFDKFSNNVADLQNLYRLQSELREKANPGVISEAEDYSSLLRVPFQSAISEARTYYSSTSSRIKEMLLAEHARIIESVTSTKKRLAREYGNENTDKIGASVKHKLEAIHEGLVQVNCEARQLDAYAQVLEMETLNWLEIAVAEDEHRKFVELWNVHKEATDLRSRLDTKAVEEIDGQELKDTIVSLFQRAYKAQKCTPGDVADNLVKSLAVEKANVPVYVELCNPALKEEHWSKLFESTDIPPIPPTKRTLRSLETAGLMANEHSEALREVVSSAVGIYELEQQLKKLQKYWAGHLFVVVPYVGRTNAFVVDAVDVTLEELEEQQIVVQTCIASKYVPPVLAEMKEWEAKLSLIHSVLGEWVGVQKTWMYLEFIFTSDDIKRQLPDESLLFSSADRFFSSLMKRCSEDPHMAPLCLEGNGDTLKKLQKCTYQLDCIQKKIDEYLETKRVAFPRFYFLSNDELLSILSDSRNPLAVQPHLQKCFDNIKTLIFADEKTIVAMRSSEGEEVTFTHPIKVIGNVESWLNDVERAMRATLFDRLATCLRAYTTEHRTKWFFEHPAQCVTTVDQIVWTSEVESVITETGSGDSSAWSLYQDRFGAQLLQTVELVKLSLTALQRTVVSNLIVVDVHCRDVCAELATTSPGAALQPCSSLLDFGWQKQLRFYYGLSTSVHGACGAAETADCFVRHGAAELPYGYEYLGNQPRLVITPLTERAFLTCTAALHMQKGAAPQGPAGTGKTESVKDLGKALARTVVVFNCSDGLDYRMMSQMFAGLAQAGAWACFDEFNRIELEVLSVVAQQMLDITTAITQRQTFMKFEGHNIKLHINFGVFITMNPGYAGRTELPDNLKALFRPVCMMIPNYALIAEIMFYAEGYGKAQSLAAKMIRLYSLASQQLSKQDHYDFGMRAVKSILVLAGRLKRADPDSDEELLLVRAIREANLPKFLVDDRHLFTALLQDFFPAIMDVSPAPVSELILDEAECVLMEELVPTSPSNPETRMRLQPTERLLCKTQQLFDTLMTRHGLMLVGHTMTGKTTVRDTLASVLTRLGRVLDTTPTAGVEGNDRGSDHPGLGGGLATARKHRIAAALRALDARCQSYFTATYSTVCNPKAISMTELYGDVNPLTREWQDGVFSAIVRKLVKLSAAQDGRVATRHWVVFDGPVDAVWVENLNTVLDDSKMLCLVNGERIRIPDTISLLFEVQDLRVASPATVSRCGMVYVDEECLVDGWSPLLQSLSQTAAQELSARWRHDRFLQLCESLVPPLLQVVREECKEYIGTCNAQLAMNLFYLMKAAVQQLQAMIEEDRQKEQQYKQDDAAELALNTHAPLQLASSAVRRYSRRRSSRGARAAVLVRGDSVFDALFVQSCAWGLGGNLTESTRARFAAAMLPLVREEALYFPTDAEAEGCGVFDYGVDFETGDWRRWAEMVPEFHYNASASYFDLLVPTEQTAVLQYLLHSATTTHHHTLLNGLTGTGKSSTVNSYLLQTLHTEDVASSIAAFRFTLSAQTSAQALQNTIEMKLTRRKGDHEFGALPGKTMMVAVIDDCNVPQLEEYGAAPPVELLRQMITQGGFYDRKRLFFKEVVQTMLIACCGEPGGGKNEMTPRFTSKLLCFCAPQLTEISMKSIFSAILKGFFYARGFATEVAALADAVVDSTLEAYRRIAVECLPTPDKTHCTFNLRDVSKVFQGILQIKPAHCASPKALVDLWSHEASRVFHDRLIDDTDRDWWWHCCAEVIEKHFCGNVTTANADAADIDEALPTPDPAQLATVLYGAWVNRDYQRIGQETSLQAVAQQHLAEYNTQSTTSMNLVFFDQAVQHLSRICRIVSQPRGHALLVGVGGSGRSSLCRLAACMMNMDVQTVHIARNYGIAEFRDEVRKVLLDSGARGKEVVFLISDSQLVHSEMLEDISSLLNTGEVPGMMGLEDMETIVRCCREASLASNRPDTRTSVYEYFVSQCRERFHLCLCMSPMSGVFRDRLRMFPALVNCTTIDWFSEWPQEALRAVAQSTLSSASQDGAAGVGIDKLSVLMVFLQSTVKDAAERLYAQYRRRTHVTPTSYLAVLTLYNTMYQQLRRDLQASASRYRNGLEKLDTANATIAQLQQQIREMQPGLAAAAKQVEEQKKTLAMEQLEANQMKEAQSKEEAAAQQLMNEAELIRRECEEGLQHALPALEAAKQALETLSAKDIQEIKTFTTPPSNVEKTMNAVLVLLGEKDGWASAKTCLGKFDFISRLTGYPRDSIAPSCIRRLSLFLQDPDFVPDVIEKTSLPCRSMCMWVHAMYKYYFVAKEVAPKRARLTDAERKVEVAHKELRSKQVALQKVLDRITALQDAAAAAQEKANHFQRQMEIAMARLARADQLISGLASERVRWKAALVKVETQLGCVEGTAALAAGSVGYLGPFPLDYREVLVERWRSQCVTLDIPFDATYSLESIEAEATVQQWALQSLPRDTYSIQNATILHRTTQCCYMIDPQGQANAFVRKLKRSRSSGAAGLLQLKLNSPNFMRQIENAVQKGQVVLLEDVGETLDAALDPVLLKQVRRVAGRDVVTLGDREVTYDDRFQLYITTKLANPILTPELQVKLTVIDFTVTREGLEEQLLADIVGSERESLQQRGDRCVISIAASREEIAALEAQVLQQLSDATGDVLDNVELIQVLQTSKATSEKIAVELAAVEETNKTINLTRDVYRPLAVRGSLLYGAITQMAKVDPMYDYSLPFFKNLVVSVLVSTRRAWLQSQQQHHQSSISTSSMVLGNGNFNGREAQGCHVGPLLTDGNGGLPGANAEEEEEAVAAMSKSEVETRVVLLVEEVTWTSYRVLCRGLFGTHKLLFSFVLATTLLRGMGQVTKEEWDLFLCGGAGQTLPPAFAAANGEGSDGMTVQRPGYLSSGTWVNFGAICGLEAFAEVCKTFIASLADASDHSGADLSGDGPLSWTSWFTETYGAEVLTRLPTSLARLSLWHRVMAVKILRPNKLHYMAAQLVADTLGQRYTIAPPFDLEEAFLDSTKMTPIIFILSAGADPTSLFVSFAEERGFAGRKYMLSLGQDQDVRATQMIRDGQREGAWVYLQNCHVYASWMPQLQVLVESMNPNEIHADFRLWLTSNPSPSFPPLVLQAGLKLTQEPPMGLRGKVLHTLHSAVVADVWAAAAAAATDVGNVDANDTSDSATPLVGLRSGQPSPELQRLVWTLAFYHGTLMERRRYRPLGWNIAYDWGMADFEAGLATLRTALARCKDGGAGAATGQPTEELCYMLGTIDFGGRVTDEWDALCLQVLTRRFFDVDAPGTTSQQESSQDAIMPPPFPKDGVAYAELSQLAEAAFATGRVSREDGEREEDNGESPARFGLHDNATLSVEQQLSLGLVDALVSMNAGGTVAGTTGTQRGSVSDSASGDHGKDDTKASDGGETENPVAYVARKLLAQLPPLLPRKEAVLGSITSPTKSATRTTVSAVADPAPLQTLLSHETDLYNRLLSTMQSSLAELIRALKGEVVVTLQLELMLQRLAFNQVPEAWTQVGYLTLKPLGSFMEDLLRRVHFMRRWGEAGPPPNFWLSGVFFPQGFVTALLQARSRALQVPIDSLQLRFRALAPSEAAEVLGLMTAYEAGTDDKAWAVVGAYVSGLYLEGCGWDAARGGLVEAAPGALTVELPTIHFEPVMTSESAAKDFNASAAATYVCPLYKVRTRAGTLSTTGVSTNYVTSVTLPSLDSVPGDHWTLRGVAALCALDD